The genomic DNA gtgaaaacatttaaacattgaAAAGCACTCTTTCTTCCTTTGGTCATTTGATGTATAGCCTACCTGTAACTGAATGCATATTGGAGGATGTGTGAGAATGTTTTGCGTGGTTGTgttcttaacacacacacacatcgcatGTTGTgttcttaacacacacacacacacacacatatatatatatatatatatatatatatatatatatatatatatatatatatatataatcattcccaattatgtttaattaaaactttaaaaaaaatcctaTTCATCTCAAAATAAGGGAAAGACCCCTTCCCTCTAAAGGTGCTTAACACTGTCCATTGGAATGTTTCCACACTTCCACAGATTAAATTAGATCATAAGATCTAACAGCTTTCATACCATGCCACTGCCTGACGTAAGGCTCTGTAGATGCCTGGGTTTTGAGAACACACAAGACCACCACCTCTCCGTGCTTGTCCACTCTCCCGGTTCAGGTCACCCACACATGCCCATTGGGCTTTGGATGCCAGGGACACACACCACTTGGAGTGGTCCTCATAGGAAGTAAATACGACGGGTCCTGGCAGGCCGATCCTTCTAATGTTCATGGCATGGTAGGGCAGTGAGCAGTTGGATGGGAGATGGTGGGGCTCTCGTTGCCAGGTTTCCACGAGAACATCTGTCATAAGTGTCTGTGCTACCCAGCCAGCATAAATGTCTGTAATATCAATAGAAGACCACGGTTATGGGTGGACCAACATGGACCTtcactgtgtgtgcatgtattatCCATGTGATCTGTGTGATCTGCATGGAACATGGTATTCTGCACGTTCTGAAAGCATTGCACCTATTACACAAGCAATATAAACAGGTAGTCAAGGACAGAATTGTACTTTGGCATGCCTAAAAGTCAACAAATGGCTGTGTGTCTATCCAAAAAGCAAAGGAAGCATGTGCAGTGTGTTACCTTCAAGCAGAGAAGAGGTCCAGAATGCTCTTACCATCAATGTAGCTGTGAGATTTGGCAAAACTGAGGAAGGTCTCTCCCAGGACCGACTTCAGCTGCACCAACCTCCTCCTGGGGGCTACGGCTGGCGTTTTTCCAGCACAGAGATGTGCCATGTCTGTCATGTCTGTGCTATATGCCACCGGTACTGAGCAGTTGTACACACGTGGATTCATGTAGGCCAGTTGCTGTGCTGATGAATACAAGGATGAGCATTTAGAGATTTTAACATCAGAGTAATTCAAAATCACCGGCACACAAATGAGTCATGTGATTGGTAATATGAAATGAGTCATGACTCATGTGATTGGTAATGCTAAATATGCTTTATTTATAATTTTACTGTATACAGAATTACAGGATACGAGAAAAATTTCCTAATGTTAGATTTTTTTGTAATATGTTGACATAGTCTGCTCACAAATTTTTTGGAACTCTTTGTAGTTGTAAGTAGTGCAGTGAAACATCTGGCCAAAGACTTTTCCAGTGGAGGGGTAGCCAAAACCCGTCTCAGGAAATGGTGGAAAGTGAGGAACACTGTGTGTTAACCAGAATCCCTGAGACTGGTCAAAAAGCACCATACCTAGACAACAtgtacacagcacagcacaatcACTCATTGCATATCATCCTTCAGTGTGAaaagaacattttttttttttggtgaccTGCTAATTCCATTTGAATCATCTCTGCACACTGTACATGGCAGTGTTTGACCAACCTGGATACTTTGAACTGCAAACTTTGACATTGATGCTGACAAAACCAAGacagtaacaaaacaaaatgcccAAATCAAAGGACAGCGGTGTGTTGCTAGGAGTCCATTTTCCAGGAAAATATGAACAGCCCATAAATGGAATACATAAACATTATCTGATTCAGGAAAAATATGAAAGCATGAAATCAGTATTTAGTCAACAGCTCTTATCAGCTATGGTCTTTGCACTAGACCTCCCCTCTCTGAAACATCAAATAAACGTGCTTTGAAGTTTAAAAGTACCTTTTGTGTGCCCGTATTAAAAGTACCTTTTGTGTGCCCGTATTAAAAGTACCTTTTGGGTGCCCGTATTAAAAGTACCTTTTGGGTGCCCGTATTAAAAGTACCTTTTGGGTGCCCGTATTAAAAGTACCTTTTGTGTGCCCGTAGTTATTCAAGTACTTCAGCACCGGAGGAGCATCATTGTAGACCATGTATGCGGAGCTGTTCAACTGTTGAATAATCAGTATTGTTTATCACTGAATTTGAACTATATTTAAATAAGTAATGCTTCAGAAAAAAAACCTACTTATGTCATTTTTGCTATTCATGTTAAACCTAGATGTGGGAACAGTTCTTCTTAAGCACTTAATCACAGGAGAAGTGGCAAAATAATCATGCAGTGTAAAGCAGCTTCTTGTTTTGACACCTATAATCATACCTCATATCTATGGTACACCTATAATCATACCTCATATCTATGGTACATATCTATGGTACACCTATAATCATACCTCATATCTATGGTACATATCTATGGTACACCTATAATCATACCTCATATCTATGGTACATATCTATGGTACACCTATAATCATACCTCATATCTATGGTACATATCTATGGTACACCTATAATCATACCTCATATCTATGGTACAGCTGGATGAGGGTCCTGCCTACTGCACCTTTACTGGTATTCACCACATGTGTACTGAACTGCCAGTCTGTCAGTGAAGGATCCAAATACATGTAGTCAACTCCACTTCCCACAGCACCCTTTATATATTTGGGCAACTTGTACACGACAAACCTTACATTGCAGAGAACAAAGACATTGTGAGCATTTCTAAATATCAAACATAATCAAACATTTACTAAAAACCTTCATCAGACAAGAAAACAAGTGGAAAGTCCATCTACCAGTCAACGGGCTTCCCTTCTTCATCCAGGCAGGACAGTTCTGTCTCACACAGGGAACCGAAGACGAATGCTTGGATGAAAATCGAACAGAAACTCCAGACTGAGAACATTTTCTCTCTGTGGCACATAATGGATCACAAGGCTTATTGACAGGAACAAAGAACTAGCCAGTTGCCAATGCTAGTTCCTTAGGTTTCCTCACATCTACTTATAGTGAAACAacatgtgtgcagctgtgtgtgtatgaaagagGAAGTTGGGTTTTTTGTCTCATGACATTCTTAATGGCAGATATGACCTAAAGAACAAGGAGCACTGCACTGCTTTCTGCTGGTGTCTTGTTAAAAGAAGCTACAGTAAAGTAGCTCATCTCCTCTCCTAGAGGTCTACTATACACTTCAATACGCTGCAATTCTGGATGCTACTGTAGGCCAAAATTAACTGGATTAGGTGTGTTGTTTTACAGCTGTTTGTTTGTAGGGCTGTAGATCTGTAAGATCAGTGCATGGCATAAAACATGATTTACATGAAAAGTTGAAAAGTTAGAAGCCAAGATAAATTAAACACCACTATGGCCATGAACATaggcgtgcagacatagacatcaggtgctaaagcaccaccaactctgccctttatcaacgaaagtgccctttgaaacttcggttttaaaaatattatattatgattattaacattttactgaggtcggtttaaatcgatcttttgaaaacctgagcgattaaaaacaatgccctgaaatgcgccaccacctcgcacacacccgacctctctcttcctttaacaccagatgcgctgcagcagcagcctggtaacatacacatcaagtcaaatcgtaccgtttgccctctaagcccaacgtgaaatcattttgttgtgcagtaaaatgtctcatacagcaccaaactactaagcatttttagccgactggtcatctgataaactagtcgctctagcccaaatcaatgaaagataacgtgaggacgaccacatacaaataattaaggtagaatttgcaaatctatgtgttaagctgaacgttttctgttgtatgctataggttttgttaggcaacataaattaacacattcatttgtgaaagaagaaacgggaagttccccattacctgtgaaaaatgcccatctgcattcatgtaatgacacagaaggagtagcctataactccttctcctacttttaggtctttttactgtcttaattgtaggcatatattgatttaataattccaaaatatatgcaacaaggcctgcagacagtggagggtaaacagaagttaactgaaggacttaacattgactgtatatacttaatattggatatggattttatcagttggtggtgtgacttttttccgTTGAAAACTCACTTTTAGAGAATAAATAAAAGTCAAAATTCATTCAACATATGCGTGTATTTTTTacaatgaagtgttccacgtgtgcTAAAAAGCGCCCTTTTCCCCcctgagcacttgccccccaaaatgtctgtgcacgccactggccATGAATATTAGCTTTCATTTACTGAAGCACCAGGGCACATGCAACTgctattaaaaataataaaagattAAAAATGAAAGGTTTTTGACCTTGAATTTTTCTCAGTAATACAACAAAGGACACAGAAATAGGCTGTGTACTGATTAGCTATTAtaactagggttgccacctaggtctgacaaaaaacaagaacactctgtcatacgcgaacgtaaattgttgacgggggggggggggggggggggggcgaacgtaaaatgttaccgggggggggggggggtgtaaaatggacacagcgagaaaaaaagacggatttaaagtgtgcagaaacagtctaaatagtcgtttgaactaacctagtgaaaaccgggacattttTTTgcgacaggtggcaaccctaataTAACACTATCCTGTGTTGTACGCAAGCTATCAttacatgtcccccccactttttcaaaagccggttttggtcccccccagtttttacggttaaaatcaaatatttaaatagcgccgaatccatgtcccccccacttttgaaatcaaaattacgtccatggttgTAGTGAATCTATATATTTGAAACCAGTACAGTCCTGAACATAAATATGACCTGTTGGACCCATTGCGAAACACAGGAGACACCACCCCCTTAATATAATCCTCTGTCTCCACTAAGCTCTATTTCTGGGGACAATCTGGAGGCTAAAAGAACACACTCTGAGAACAACTTTGAAAAAATATGGCTACCTCAAATCAGGTATAAATATTTTTGCTTAAAGGCTATTCCAGTCAAACTCAGTTAGCCTCATTGTTTAGATACTACAATATTTATGtctatttatatttacattattatttatcataacataataaatatttgTAACTCAGTGCTTTAACCATAAAATGTTTCCACAGAATGTGGAGTTTGTGAGGACAGGGTACGGGAAGAACCTAGTAAAAGTTATGTATATACGGAGGGAGGGGGCTTACCACTACATAACTGAGATGAAAGCCGACGTCCAGCTGACACTGAACTCTCGCAAAGACTACCTGACTGGAGACAACTCTGACATCATCCCTACAGACACGATCAAGAACACAGTTCATGCACTGGCCAAGCTAAAGGGAGTAGGTGTACCATTCCAAGACACATGAGGTTCAGAGAAACTCATTAGTGATCAATTAACTAATTCCTTTGTAATTCATGCATGCAGTGAAGGCAAAGCTGCTACGCTTATTTCAGTGGTGATTTTTATTATCTGCTTAAGCTCACCGGATTCCAAGGAAAATTATAGATGTATGACATATAGGTTTGCATAAGCTCTTTACATAAGTCCTATTCTTTATAGAATAGTTAACTAATTGGCTTTACTATCACTAATATAGTACATATTTTCTTTGGGTGAATCTGTTCTGTCATAATAATCTGGGACTGAAGCTACAAAATGGATGGAGCGATCCTCAGTTTTGTCTTTGATAGGTTAACACTATTGAGGGTTTTGCCCTGGACATCTGCAACCACTTTCTGACAGCGTTTAAGCACGTCACGCGAGCAAAGGTCAACATTGAGGAAGCTCCCTGGAAGAGACTGGATAAGGTATCTCAATACCTTTCCAATACTGATGGGTCTTTCTAACAGTCATGTGTTTTATGATGATAGGATTGTCAATATCTGTTTTACAGAATGGCACTCAGCATGCTCATGCATTTATATTCTCTCCTGAAGCTTGGCACTTCTGTGAGGTAGAACAGTATCTAAATGGTGAGTGATACACCGTGTTCACCATACTCTTAGGTTTGTGATACCAAAAATATCCATCTCAATTTAATGGAAAAGTTAAGGATTCCCTCGGTTATTGTTGCTGTGTGAATTTTCAGAGAACCCAGTGATTCACAGTGGGATCAAAGACATGAAGGTTGTAAAGACCACGCAGTCAGGTTTCGAGGGCTTTCTTAAAGACCGCTTCACTACCCTCCAGGAGGTCAGGGACAGGTTCTTCTGTACCTCTGTGTATGCTAAGTGGCGCTACAACAAGCACTGGGATGTGCCATTTAACACCACATGGTAACCAAAAAAAGAGAATAATTTGTAGAGGATTAATAATGTATGTGTTAAAAGGTTACAGTTTGTATGGTCTTTGCAGGGACAGGGTGAAGGACACAATCATTGAGAAGTTTGCTGGGCCTTATGACCGTGGGGAGTATTCACCTTCTGTTCAGAAGACTTTGTATGATACACAAGTTCTTGTTCTTGACAGATTGCCAGAGGCAAGTTAGATTCATGCCATTTCAATAATAAATCATTTTCAAAACGTTTGAGTATGAACAAAGTCAGGTAATCTTCAGGACATGCACCTTATTTAACAGATTGAGGAGATTGAAATAATCATGCCAAACCAGCACTACTTTACGATTGACATGACAAAGATGGGTATCTCCAACAATGATGAGGTTAGTTTGCTAAAATATTCTTAGAAATCAGAGAAGCTTGATTAAATATATTGTTTAACTTATTTCAGTATATATGACTTTTATTGTCTAGATAAAATGATCAGGTCCACGGAGACCACGGCAACAGTTCACAAATAAATTGGCTTTATTTTAGATACAGTGCTATATataaaaacagaatacagaAATGAAACCTCTCCTTAAGAGTGATGTGTTAAGAGTGACATGTTAAAAATGTGTTAAAACTCTTCATCTCTTCCAGGTTCTTCTACCTCTGGATAACCCTTCTGGAAACATCACAGGGACCGTCCGACGGAAGTCACGGGCTAAACTTTGAAACCAATCTGAAAAATGGGTCATCCACACAAAATGGCATTCACACAGAGGTTTAATAAAAAAACCCATAGATTATTTACATCACCATTTTCCCAAAAATAAgtcaataaaaacaaataaataaaagtgtgAATTCATTTTAAAATGACTCGATCATTTATCAAGGTGCATTTGAATGCAATGACTGCAACAAATACTATTCCCATATAATAAATAGTtgcattaataaataaaattagaGTAAGTACATACTTAGACAATGTTGTGAAGACCGAGTATGGATTATGTTTTACAAAATAGATTTAGATGCCTTGGTGAAGAAAGAGAACTGAGATTTCCTTTGGATATCTTGCAGATTTAAAGGTATCTGCTGAATTATGGTTAATTATGGACCTCAAATTAGGTACTTCTAAACACACCTAGAAAACAGAATTTGAATTGAACATATACTCACTGAAATTACCTTTTTCTTTTGTTGTGTAAATTCGGTGTGAAGAGATGCAGGTATTTATGCAGAAATCTACATAAGTGATTTACAGAGAGGGTAAAatcaaatgtaaatgtcttaggGGACCACTAAGAGAGACCTACAGCAGTTACACAGAAGGCATCATTTGGTCATCCCACCACATATTTTACAAAGTCGTTCATGATTTAAATATTAGGCTTGTGGCCTGTTTCTAAACacatttgtgaaaggttgactAACATTTACAGTTGAATCAGTGCCTTTTTTGATTCAAGCAATTTATTGCAAATTTCTCACATACATCTCAATCCTCTGTTGCAAGACAGATTTCAAATGAACACTGTGTTAAAGTCTTTTTTAAATGAACCATGCCTACCACAGCTGCTTATGCACCACTGATCATTGGCTGACTTAGAACTGGTTTTTCACCATGTCAACGAACAGATTCAGGAATCAtttattcaaaatgaatgatcACTATGAACCTTGAGGTGaaacaaacatcaaacagtttggTGACTGGATGTGTGGAGTAATCAAGCTAATCAGCTTCCAAACGTATGCAAAAGTGGGCCTGTATTTATTCAGGTACCCGCGCCTAGCTACCTGTTAAACTGCATTAGGAGAGTCCTTAGTTTTGGATGGTTTAAATAATCCCTTAACATAGCAACACAGAACCATACACAATCATTTGCTCTGTAACCTAACTGTAACTATTCATGATTTAAGAGTCTTTATGGAGAAAAGGAAACAAGCACTAACTAAACAAATAAATTAAAAGTCCCGTCCTCTTTTTTCTTTGTATGTACAGCCCAATAATGCAGTTCCCATTTAAATAGTCTAAAAGATCACTCCTTACCTAGCTACATCTTAAACAATAGTGTTTATAGTCTGCCACATTCTCGCAATCATTACAATTAAAATCTTTAAAAACTGCAAACAATACTGAATAATGAATTCTAACATATGTACAAGTCCACAAAAGAAGtcaacattattattttaaagaACTTTCATAACATCATTCAAATGTGTCAAACATAAAATCACTGAGACAAACAGAACATGTACCTGTTCAGCTATTTCGGACTGTGAAAGACAAATTCACAGTACTTTCTTGTGTCTTTGCCCACAAGAATGTATACATTGCATGTGAGGACATGGCATTTTCCAGTCTGCAGTTACCCTGCTGTTCCATGGCATGATTGTCTTCCAAGGGGATGACCTGTCCCCAGTGCTATGAGGCATTGCTCTTCAAGTGTTGGGTCTGAAGTGGTTTCACATGGTATTCATAAATCTTCAGTGCAGGGCCCAGTTTTATTGAGAGTCCAGTCAGAACGTCATTGCGAGTCATTAGCAAAAGAGATTTGCCATCGATTTCCTGTAGATGTAAATATATTTGGTT from Brachyhypopomus gauderio isolate BG-103 chromosome 12, BGAUD_0.2, whole genome shotgun sequence includes the following:
- the dnase2b gene encoding deoxyribonuclease-2-beta isoform X2, yielding MKKGSPLTDWQFSTHVVNTSKGAVGRTLIQLYHRYELNSSAYMVYNDAPPVLKYLNNYGHTKGMVLFDQSQGFWLTHSVPHFPPFPETGFGYPSTGKVFGQMFHCTTYNYKEFQKISQQLAYMNPRVYNCSVPVAYSTDMTDMAHLCAGKTPAVAPRRRLVQLKSVLGETFLSFAKSHSYIDDIYAGWVAQTLMTDVLVETWQREPHHLPSNCSLPYHAMNIRRIGLPGPVVFTSYEDHSKWCVSLASKAQWACVGDLNRESGQARRGGGLVCSQNPGIYRALRQAVAWYESC
- the dnase2b gene encoding deoxyribonuclease-2-beta isoform X1, which produces MCHREKMFSVWSFCSIFIQAFVFGSLCETELSCLDEEGKPVDWFVVYKLPKYIKGAVGSGVDYMYLDPSLTDWQFSTHVVNTSKGAVGRTLIQLYHRYELNSSAYMVYNDAPPVLKYLNNYGHTKGMVLFDQSQGFWLTHSVPHFPPFPETGFGYPSTGKVFGQMFHCTTYNYKEFQKISQQLAYMNPRVYNCSVPVAYSTDMTDMAHLCAGKTPAVAPRRRLVQLKSVLGETFLSFAKSHSYIDDIYAGWVAQTLMTDVLVETWQREPHHLPSNCSLPYHAMNIRRIGLPGPVVFTSYEDHSKWCVSLASKAQWACVGDLNRESGQARRGGGLVCSQNPGIYRALRQAVAWYESC
- the uox gene encoding uricase, whose product is MATSNQNVEFVRTGYGKNLVKVMYIRREGAYHYITEMKADVQLTLNSRKDYLTGDNSDIIPTDTIKNTVHALAKLKGVNTIEGFALDICNHFLTAFKHVTRAKVNIEEAPWKRLDKNGTQHAHAFIFSPEAWHFCEVEQYLNENPVIHSGIKDMKVVKTTQSGFEGFLKDRFTTLQEVRDRFFCTSVYAKWRYNKHWDVPFNTTWDRVKDTIIEKFAGPYDRGEYSPSVQKTLYDTQVLVLDRLPEIEEIEIIMPNQHYFTIDMTKMGISNNDEVLLPLDNPSGNITGTVRRKSRAKL